The Apium graveolens cultivar Ventura chromosome 6, ASM990537v1, whole genome shotgun sequence genome contains a region encoding:
- the LOC141663967 gene encoding aspartic proteinase CDR1-like, protein MQQIIPRLLLCFITLCFLTSPIQSSPSSGFSVDLIHRDSQLSPYHNASKTYYDNLRDSIHLDMARYSRIFKQKLASSPSTIQSPLTWDNGGYLMKISVGTPPVDLLAAADTGSDLTWIQCKPCIQCYKQVNPLFDPKSSSTYKIQPCQSKVCQQQLSCGDKNHCHYQVLYGEGSFSKGDISLESFTFGTTSGKSVVVPKISFGCGHENGGQFDKFMDGIVGLGNSDLSIVNQLSHTINGKFSYCMVPQNLNATSKISFGSEAIVSGSGAQTTPFFTRDIVGASLFYFLNLESASIGEKHIKFETKTYPNNANAKNGNVIIDSGTTFTYLPTDFYQKIEHEFKRIVSLKPVEGESSLSLCYKKEEGFEERVPTITFHFTGADWELDILNTMVAMEDGRLCFSIADGRDSVAILGNMQQMNYLVGYDLNAKTLSFKKTDCTKY, encoded by the coding sequence ATGCAGCAGATCATTCCTAGACTTCTCCTCTGCTTCATCACTCTTTGCTTTCTTACTTCTCCTATACAATCAAGTCCTTCTTCTGGTTTTAGCGTCGACTTAATTCACCGTGATTCTCAGCTTTCACCATATCATAATGCATCAAAAACTTATTATGACAATCTTCGTGACTCAATTCACCTCGATATGGCTAGATATTCTCGCATATTTAAACAAAAACTTGCTTCATCTCCATCAACAATACAATCTCCCTTGACATGGGACAATGGAGGATACCTCATGAAAATCTCTGTCGGGACGCCACCAGTAGACCTCCTAGCAGCTGCTGATACCGGCAGTGATCTCACATGGATACAATGCAAGCCATGCATTCAGTGTTACAAACAAGTAAATCCTTTATTCGACCCCAAAAGTTCCTCCACTTACAAAATCCAACCGTGCCAATCAAAAGTTTGTCAACAGCAACTTTCTTGTGGTGATAAAAACCATTGCCACTATCAAGTTTTATACGGAGAGGGATCGTTTAGTAAAGGTGATATTTCGTTGGAGTCATTTACATTCGGAACAACCTCAGGCAAGTCGGTCGTTGTCCCCAAAATTTCTTTTGGTTGCGGACACGAAAACGGTGGGCAGTTTGACAAATTCATGGACGGCATCGTAGGCCTAGGGAATAGTGATCTGTCAATTGTTAATCAGCTAAGCCACACCATCAATGGCAAATTTTCGTATTGTATGGTGCCTCAAAATTTAAACGCGACTAGCAAAATCAGTTTTGGAAGCGAAGCGATTGTGTCAGGATCAGGCGCCCAAACCACTCCTTTCTTTACCAGAGATATAGTAGGAGCGAGCTTATTTTACTTTCTCAACCTGGAGAGTGCTAGCATTGGAGAAAAACATATCAAATTCGAGACAAAAACATACCCAAACAATGCGAATGCCAAGAATGGTAATGTTATTATTGATTCAGGGACTACATTTACATATTTACCCACAGACTTCTACCAGAAGATTGAACATGAATTTAAGAGAATTGTATCTTTAAAACCGGTTGAAGGAGAATCGAGTCTAAGCCTTTGCTACAAGAAAGAGGAGGGTTTTGAAGAAAGGGTGCCAACAATTACGTTCCATTTTACGGGAGCTGATTGGGAGCTGGATATATTAAACACCATGGTAGCTATGGAAGATGGTAGGCTTTGCTTCAGCATAGCAGATGGCAGAGATAGTGTAGCCATATTGGGGAATATGCAGCAGATGAATTACTTGGTTGGATATGATTTGAATGCCAAGACCTTGTCGTTTAAGAAAACTGACTGCACCAAATACTAA
- the LOC141666893 gene encoding protein WVD2-like 3, with translation MGRDTTGIRVDKKLNGHTVKSNGVSHDATSHIKGENGEAENTVVENHTVEDSLDEECQEEKQDVLSVKIINCEVGTPDEKSQKPEIQKSSEKTLISPVKPATGSSGADFFRADSKVSQSSSAKTEKQASISTADSDANISPSIKDFHFPEDPENLERPSRSTAKKLQQPYNKKFHDDEDNWSMASSAAASVQTVRSVTVPVAPSFSSAERAAKRKEFYKKLEEKHKALEAEKKEYEARMKEEQAAAIKQLRQNMVVKAKPVPSFYREGPPPKVELKKLPVTRPKSPNLTRRKSCGDAVKSSVEKGSCPRGIRHSLGTIREGNNTANNIRNKNQINGRIGNGNCKPKDRVKQETEKQKASPRKITAERTSDISVES, from the exons ATGGGTAGAGACACTACAGGTATCCGTGTTGATAAAAAGCTCAATGGTCACACTGTCAAGTCAAATGGTGTCTCGCATGATGCAACTTCCCATATTAAAGGTGAAAATGGGGAAGCTGAGAACACTGTGGTAGAGAATCACACTGTTGAAGATTCACTTGATGAAGAATGTCAAGAGGAGAAGCAAGATGTCTTAAGTGTCAAAATCATAAACTGTGAGGTTGGTACTCCGGATGAGAAATCCCAGAAACCTGAAATCCAGAAGTCAAGTGAAAAGACTCTAATCTCGCCAGTTAAACCTGCCACAGGCTCTTCAGGTGCTGATTTTTTCCGAGCGGACTCCAAAGTTTCTCAATCATCCAGTGCTAAGACTGAGAAACAGGCCTCAATTTCAACTGCTGATTCTGATGCCAATATTTCACCAAGCATAAAAGATTTTCATTTCCCCGAGGATCCAGAAAATTTAGAG CGGCCTTCTCGTTCAACTGCAAAGAAGCTACAACAACCCTATAATAAAAAATTTCACGATGATGAAGATAATTGGTCGATGGCTTCCTC TGCTGCAGCTTCTGTTCAGACAGTCAGATCGGTTACAGTTCCTGTAGCCCCCTCATTTTCATCTGCTGAACGTGCCGCAAAACGCAAAGAG TTCTACAAAAAGTTGGAGGAAAAACACAAAGCTCTGGAAGCAGAAAAAAAGGAATATGAAGCAAGAATGAAG GAGGAGCAAGCAGCAGCTATTAAGCAGCTCCGACAAAACATGGTTGTTAAAGCAAAACCAGTTCCTAGCTTTTATCGTGAAGGTCCGCCACCGAAGGTTGAGCTTAAGAAG TTACCAGTGACACGTCCGAAATCACCAAACTTAACCCGGAGAAAGAGCTGCGGAGATGCTGTTAAGTCATCAGTGGAAAAAGGATCATGTCCCCGTGGAATTCGACACAGCCTTGGCACTATCAGAGAAGGTAATAATACTGCCAACAACATTAGAAACAAAAATCAGATTAATGGGCGTATTGGAAATGGCAATTGCAAACCCAAGGATCGGGTTAAACAGGAAACTGAGAAACAGAAAGCATCACCAAGGAAAATAACTGCTGAAAGGACTTCTGACATCTCTGTTGAGTCGTAA